The stretch of DNA TTCATCAGGCCAGTCAATTTTTGCCGACAGTTCATCACCTAGCGCCCCGGTGAAGGTGATTTTCTCTGTGGGCATAGCCCCTCCTCGCTCTCGCTTTACTTGATTACATTACCGTCCACGTCGAGTTCAACCATGCGGTAACCCAAGGCTTTCACATCATCAAAGATGGCATCTTTGTCGCCGACAACGACCATAATCATATCGGCAGGATTGACATATTTTTTCGCCAAAGTGTCAACGTCTTCTTTGGTCATATTGCGCAGGATTGCGTTCTGCGTATCAACAAATTCCGGCGTCAGGTCATAGTTCATCATCCGCGAGAGGAAACCAAGCTTTTGACGCGGGGTCTCATAAGCCCTCGCGTCACGCTGGCCAATGGCACTTTTGGTAAAGGCGAGTTCTTCGTCCGTAATACCAGAGCCGTAGAATGTGTTCATTTCATTGACAAACTCAACGATAGATTCAGCGGTTTTGTCTTTTTTGACACCGGCTGAGGCCACATATGTTCCGCGCTTTTCAGACCCGCTAAAGCGAGAGCGCGCACCGTAAGTATAGCCCTTATCTTCGCGTAGGTTCAGGTTAATGCGGCTATTGAAAGCCCCACCGAGAACATAGTTCATCAAGCCAGCGCGGTAATATTCGCCTGTCGCGTCATAGGGTAAGGCCCGACGTCCAATACGAATTTCCGACTGCGCGGCATTATCTTTATCGATGAAATACAATGTCCCAGTCTCTAGCGCAGGATACGGCTTATCTGCCGCGGTTGCGACTTCACCTCCTGACCAATTGCCCAGAGGGGACAGAGCTTTTTTCACAGCCGCTTCGCCTAAATCACTTACCGTTATAACGCTAGCAATCGAGGGCGAATAATGCGCCTGATAAAACGCTTCATAGTCTGACAATGTTGTGTTGTTCACGGTCTTTAATGTGCCAGAGCCACTCCAAGCGATAGGGTTGTTATCGCCATACATCAGGCGATTAAACGCCCCCCATGCGAGGCTACCCGCGTCTTTTTTACTTTGTTTAATGCCTTCAATCGTTTGCGACTTCAGACGGTCAAAATCATCTTGTGAAAATTTTGGCTGAGTGAGTTTTTCCATAGCAATGTCCATGGTCTCATCCAAATTTTTGGTGAGCGTACGCATATACATTGTCGTGTAATCGTCACCACTGCTAAAGGATATGAATGAACCAAGCTTATCAAGACGGTTGGATAGTTCTTCTGCCGTGCTTGATTGCGTTCCAGCATCGTTTAGGTATTGAGCTAGATTAGTGGCTAAGCCCAATTTATCCATCGGATCATGGGATTGACCCATTTTCAACTGCAACTGAATGGTTGTTGTTGGAACTTCGTCATTTACAGACCCAAGAACCTCTATGCCATTGTCCAGCGATGTCGTGTAAACAGGTGGGACAACAACCGACGGATTTTCACCAGACGGCGGCACAACAGAACGGTCGAAATCATCAACAGGCAAGGTCCAGTTAAAATTGGATGTGTCCGTGTTTTCTGGAATGGTGCGCTCGTAACGCTCCCATGTATCAGGGGCTGCTATTTTATCGCCCTGACCCTTTGGAACGATGCTCATGATCACGGCGGGTTTGTCTTTTAGGTATTGATTATAAACCCGCATGACATCCGCGGCCGTCACGCTTTCATAACGTTTTATATCGTCCATAATACCGTCGGGCGTATCACGATACGTCTCGTAAGCCGCCAATTGGCTCACTTTGCCCGACACGCTCTCGAGACCATAAATCATACCAGATACAATGCCGGCTTTCACGCGTTCCAGGTCATCGGGCTGTGCACCCCGCGTTTCAAACTCAACGAGAGCGTCGCGCATGGCTTTTTCCAGGTCAGCAAGTGACGCACCTTTCGCAGGATTTGGCAGCGCATACATTGTAAATTGGCAGCTGATTTCGCGGCATCCGTGCCCTGCGACAGCATTGACAGCCAAGCCTTCTTTTTCAAGATTTTTATAAAGTAATGACGTCTTTCCGTCGCCCATGATGGACATCAGAACATCAAGCGGCGC from Fretibacter rubidus encodes:
- a CDS encoding M16 family metallopeptidase — translated: MTTMTSKLKYCLLSAATAALLIGCGGTTTTPTPDITLPAGVTLVEKSGKSGNVSIPFEKYEMPNGLTVVLHEDKSDPLVHVDVTYHVGSGREDIGKSGFAHFFEHMMFQGSENVADEQHFKLITEVGGTLNGTTNSDRTNYFQTVPSNQLEKMLWLEADRMGFLLDAVTQEKFEVQRETVKNERGQRVDNRPYGLLGERVGEAMFPEGHPYSWSVIGYLVDLDRATLDDLKKFFLRWYGPNNAVLTIGGDIDKQETLEMINKYFGSIPRGPEVTDPEYVPVTLDTDRYISLEDNVSLPLVYMSWPTVYANHPDEAPLDVLMSIMGDGKTSLLYKNLEKEGLAVNAVAGHGCREISCQFTMYALPNPAKGASLADLEKAMRDALVEFETRGAQPDDLERVKAGIVSGMIYGLESVSGKVSQLAAYETYRDTPDGIMDDIKRYESVTAADVMRVYNQYLKDKPAVIMSIVPKGQGDKIAAPDTWERYERTIPENTDTSNFNWTLPVDDFDRSVVPPSGENPSVVVPPVYTTSLDNGIEVLGSVNDEVPTTTIQLQLKMGQSHDPMDKLGLATNLAQYLNDAGTQSSTAEELSNRLDKLGSFISFSSGDDYTTMYMRTLTKNLDETMDIAMEKLTQPKFSQDDFDRLKSQTIEGIKQSKKDAGSLAWGAFNRLMYGDNNPIAWSGSGTLKTVNNTTLSDYEAFYQAHYSPSIASVITVSDLGEAAVKKALSPLGNWSGGEVATAADKPYPALETGTLYFIDKDNAAQSEIRIGRRALPYDATGEYYRAGLMNYVLGGAFNSRINLNLREDKGYTYGARSRFSGSEKRGTYVASAGVKKDKTAESIVEFVNEMNTFYGSGITDEELAFTKSAIGQRDARAYETPRQKLGFLSRMMNYDLTPEFVDTQNAILRNMTKEDVDTLAKKYVNPADMIMVVVGDKDAIFDDVKALGYRMVELDVDGNVIK